In Tumebacillus amylolyticus, a single window of DNA contains:
- the dapG gene encoding aspartate kinase produces MRILVQKFGGTSVASRETREQAIEHIQDARREGYSVVVVVSAMGRKGDPYATDSLLSILDEQDRTNRRELDLLMSCGELISAVAFAAQLRGKGVEATVLNGTQAGILTNEDYSRAQIVTINPKRIVQELEKDRVVIVTGFQGGAPNDEITTLGRGGSDTSATALGVALDAEIVDIFTDVEGIMTADPRIVDNASRLRTVTYTEICNLAYQGAKVIHPRAVEIAMQKNIPIRVRSTMSKDEGTLVTSSHESDRIEDYLGDRMVTGITQTANVTQIKVFAAVGEHLPMQRSVFRAMADNGISVDLINVNPRGVAYTVTDRDTTEAVRILRGLGFEPEVSKSCAKIAIVGAGIAGVPGVMALIVEAIVSEGIEILQSADSHTTIWVLVRGEDMVKSIRALHNKFQLHQR; encoded by the coding sequence ATGCGCATCTTAGTCCAAAAGTTCGGGGGAACCTCCGTAGCCAGCCGCGAGACCCGCGAACAAGCGATTGAGCATATTCAGGATGCACGACGGGAGGGCTACAGCGTCGTCGTCGTCGTATCGGCGATGGGACGCAAAGGCGACCCGTACGCAACCGACTCTCTGCTGTCGATTCTCGATGAGCAGGACCGCACGAACCGCAGAGAACTTGACCTCCTGATGTCGTGCGGCGAGTTGATTTCCGCCGTGGCGTTTGCAGCACAGTTGCGAGGCAAGGGTGTCGAAGCAACTGTGCTCAACGGCACTCAGGCGGGGATTCTCACCAACGAAGACTACTCTCGGGCACAGATTGTCACGATCAACCCCAAACGCATCGTCCAAGAGCTGGAGAAGGACCGCGTCGTGATCGTCACCGGGTTCCAAGGCGGGGCTCCGAACGACGAGATCACAACGCTTGGAAGAGGTGGAAGCGATACGTCCGCCACCGCGCTTGGAGTGGCGTTGGATGCCGAAATCGTGGACATTTTCACCGATGTGGAAGGGATCATGACCGCCGACCCGCGAATTGTGGACAACGCATCGCGTCTGCGAACCGTCACGTACACGGAGATTTGCAACTTGGCCTACCAAGGGGCGAAAGTCATCCACCCGCGTGCCGTCGAGATCGCGATGCAGAAAAACATTCCGATTCGCGTCCGCTCCACGATGAGCAAGGACGAAGGCACGTTGGTCACCTCGTCGCACGAAAGCGACCGAATCGAAGACTATCTGGGCGACCGCATGGTCACGGGCATTACCCAGACGGCGAATGTGACGCAGATCAAAGTCTTTGCTGCAGTGGGCGAGCACTTGCCGATGCAGCGAAGCGTGTTCCGGGCGATGGCGGACAACGGCATCTCCGTGGACTTGATCAACGTCAACCCGCGCGGTGTTGCGTATACGGTCACCGATCGCGATACCACCGAAGCGGTGCGCATCTTGCGCGGACTCGGGTTTGAGCCGGAAGTGTCGAAGAGCTGTGCCAAGATCGCCATCGTCGGAGCAGGCATCGCCGGTGTACCGGGCGTCATGGCGCTGATCGTCGAGGCCATCGTTTCCGAGGGCATCGAAATTCTGCAATCCGCCGACTCACACACCACGATCTGGGTGCTCGTGCGCGGTGAAGACATGGTGAAGTCCATCCGCGCCCTCCACAACAAATTTCAATTGCATCAGCGATAG
- the dapA gene encoding 4-hydroxy-tetrahydrodipicolinate synthase: MTFGRLVTAMVTPFDQHLQIDFDQVDSLVEHLIATGTTSIVVCGTTGESPALSHDEKLALFKRVVSTAAGRAKVIAGTGSNSTADSVRFSQEAEETGVDGLLLVVPYYNKPSQEGMYQHFKAIADGVKIPCMLYNIPGRTSINMDAETTLRLAEVSNIVATKESSGDFGQISEITARAPEGFLVYSGDDILTLPMMAAGAYGIVSVASHVIGDEMTQMINAFLEGRTTDAAEWHKRLTPIFKGLFLATNPTLVKASLQMLGLQVGGVRLPLVEADEALVSEVRKRLGLLKQLHA, from the coding sequence ATGACATTCGGAAGACTTGTGACCGCGATGGTCACACCTTTTGATCAACATTTGCAAATCGACTTTGACCAAGTTGACTCTTTGGTTGAGCACCTGATCGCCACCGGGACCACGTCGATTGTGGTCTGCGGGACGACCGGGGAATCGCCGGCTCTCTCGCACGACGAGAAACTCGCGCTGTTCAAGCGCGTCGTTTCAACGGCAGCGGGACGTGCGAAAGTCATCGCCGGAACCGGCAGCAACTCCACGGCAGACAGCGTGAGGTTCTCCCAAGAGGCGGAGGAAACGGGTGTCGACGGGCTCTTGCTCGTCGTCCCGTATTACAACAAGCCGTCCCAAGAGGGGATGTACCAACACTTCAAAGCGATCGCCGATGGAGTGAAGATTCCGTGCATGCTCTACAACATCCCGGGCCGCACCTCGATCAACATGGATGCCGAGACGACGCTGCGCCTCGCAGAAGTCTCGAACATCGTCGCCACCAAGGAATCGAGCGGCGACTTCGGCCAGATCAGCGAGATCACCGCACGTGCGCCTGAGGGATTCCTCGTGTACAGCGGAGACGACATCTTGACTCTGCCGATGATGGCGGCAGGTGCGTATGGCATCGTGTCGGTTGCATCGCATGTAATCGGCGACGAGATGACCCAGATGATCAACGCATTCCTTGAAGGTCGCACGACCGACGCAGCCGAGTGGCACAAGCGCTTGACTCCGATCTTCAAGGGGCTGTTCCTTGCGACCAACCCGACGTTGGTCAAAGCGTCTCTCCAGATGCTCGGCCTGCAAGTCGGCGGCGTTCGCTTGCCGCTCGTGGAAGCAGACGAAGCCCTGGTCTCCGAAGTGCGCAAGCGTCTCGGCCTTTTGAAGCAATTGCACGCCTAA